Genomic segment of Bacteroidota bacterium:
GTGCTGATGACGACAAGAGAAAATGTAGATGCAACCCGTCGAAGGGATATGATCGTTCAAGGAGAAGCAATCGCCAAAATAGATACAACAACAACAAAGTTGACGGACGAGCAGAAAGAAAAATTAGGTGCAATGACGGGAATGAAAGAAAAATCATCCTCGGAAGCCAAAAAGAAGTTGATGGAAAAAAATCTTGCAATTGTAAGAGGTGATTATGCCGGTTTTTATAAATACCAGAGTGAAAGAAGTTTCAATGGTGAAGTGCACACTTACTATATCTTATGGGATATTATGGTTTTTATGTTTCTGGGAATGGCGTTTTTTAAAAATGGAGTGATCACAGGACTGGCACCAGTAAAAACATATTGGTTCTTATTCATTGGTGGCTTAGGTATTGGCTTGGTACTTTCTTATTTTCGGTTGCAACCGCTGATTGAACATAAGTTCAACGGATTTGAATACACAAAAAATGTTTCGTTTGAATTTTATGAAATATCCAGAACCTTCAGGGCATTGGGAATATTTGGATTGATCATGTTGTTGTATAAATCAGGTTGGTTTAAATGGTTGTTTGCATTAATGCGTCCTGTCGGGCAAATGGCATTTACTAATTACCTGATGCAATCATTTTTAGTTGGGCTGTATTTCTATGGTGTTGGCTTTGGTATGTATGGAAAACTGGAACGTCATCAGATATATTATGTAGTGGCAGCAACATGGGCACTTGAAATTGTTTGGAGCCATATCTGGTTGCATTATTTCCGTTTCGGACCGTTGGAGTGGGCCTGGAGGAGTTTAACTTATTGGAAAAAACAACCTTTTAGGAAAAACAATTCAAGTACAGAAACTACAGGAGTTGTATAATTTTTAGTTTTTAATAAATATCATTCTCTGAAAATTTAATTCAAATGATATGGCAAATGGGTCAACAACTACATTAACCGGGCCTGTATCACAACAGGAAAGAATAGTTATTCTCGATAGTCTTAGAGGCTTTGCTATTCTTGGAATATTATTAATGAATATTCCGGGCTTTTCATTACCTGGTGATCCCTATATACTCAACGAATGGGATACAATCGATTTTAAAACCTGGCATTTTGTAGAATGGTTTCCTGAAGGAACTCAAAGAGCCATCTTCTCTATGCTATTTGGTGCAGGCATTCTTCTTTTTATTGGCGGAAAAGAAAAGAGATTGGATGGAATGATGCCGGCAGATTATTTTTTTCGCCGGCAATTATGGTTAATTGTTTTTTCATTGATCGATGTTTTTATTCTTCTGTGGTCTGGTGATATATTACTCGATTATGCCTGCCTAGGAATGCTCATGTTCGCATTTCGTAATCTGCCATCAAAAAAACTATTGATTGGTGCAGGCTTCTGTTTAATTTTTATTCTCGCAAGAGAAAACCGGGATTTGTATCATGATAAAGAAATTATTCATCGCGGAGAAATGATTGCAGCCATTGATACTACTAAAACAAAACTCACTCTTGTTCAAAAAGAACAGTTGGGCGCAATGGAGGATATGAAGAAAAACAGTTCGCCTGAAAGCAGGTTAAAGCGAAGAGAAAAAGCAATAGAAAAAGTCACCGGAAATTATGAAGTGCTCTATGAATACAGAACCGGACGCTATCTTGATCAATTAGTACAATACCTGTTTCTTGAACCCTGGGATGTTTTACTTTTTATGTTTCTTGGAATGGCTTTTTTTAAAATGGGTATATTAACCGGGCAGGCTACTGTTAAAACATACTTGTGGATGTGTATAATCGGGCTAGGTGCCGGGTTAATCATTTCCTATTTCCGTCTTCAGCCAATCATTAATGCACAGTTCAACTGGTTTGAACAAACAAAGAAAATTCCATTTTCGTATTATAATGTGTCCCGTACTTTTCGTGCAATAGGCATATTAGGATTAATTATGCTGCTATATAAGTCCGGTTGGTTTAAATGGCTCTTTGCATTGCTGCGGCCCGTTGGACAAATGGCATTTACCAATTACCTTATGCAATCATTAATGTGTGGTTTGTTTTTCTATGGAATAGGTTTTGGTATGTTTGGAAAACTACAGCGACATGAAATATATTATGTAGTAGCAGCCGTATGGATAATACAAATCATTTATAGCAATATCTGGTTGCATTATTTCCGGTTTGGCCCGATGGAGTGGGCATGGAGGAGTTTAACTTATTGGAAAAAACAACCTTTCAGGAAAAATAATTCAGCGACAGTAGTTACAGAAACACCTTAACTTTCATTAAATGATTTTTATGAAAATCACTCTTTCTTCTATTGTTTTTGCTGTCATTCTTATTTCTTGCAATGAGAACAAGCAGGGTGTTAAACAATCTGCAACCTTGTATGACAGCTCCTATAAATCTGCATCTTTTCCAGAACAGGGAAGAATGGAAAAAATCATGCAGACATTTCCCATCATTGATAAAATATTTAAAGATTATGCTGACAGCAATCATTTGCCTGGTGTTGCATATGGTTTAGTGGTAGATGGCAAACTGGTTTACAAAGGCAATATCGGCTATACAGATATTGATAAAAAAATCCCTGTTACCTCATCATCATTATTCCGCATTGCAAGCATGAGTAAAAGTTTTGCAACGATGGCAATACTGAAACTACGTGATGAAGGAAAACTGAATCTTGATGATCCGGCTTATTTATATATCCCTGAATTAAAAAATTTAAAATATCCAACTGCCGATGCGCCGCATATTACTATTCGGCATTTGATGACACATGGTGCTGGTTTTCCTGAAGACAATCCCTGGGGTGATCGTCAGCTTGCAGATACCGATAAAGACTTAATTGAACTGATCGGCAAACAACTTTCATTTTCAAATCCTCCTGGCATTGCTTATGAATACAGTAATCTTGGTTTTGCATTGCTGGGAAAAATTATCACTACTGTTTCAGGAATGCGTTACCAGGATTATATCAAAAAAAATATTTTGGAACCACTGGGAATGAAAACCACCACCTATGAATATGGTGATGTTGCTCCTGATAAACTGGCACATGGCTATCGCTGGTTAAATGAAAAATGGAATGAAGAAACATTATTGCATGATACAAAAGACGGAAGCTGGGGTGCAATGGGTGCTATGATCTCTTCCATCGATGAGTTCGGAAACTATATGGCTTTTCATCTTTCTGCATGGCCCCCAAATAATGCAAAAGATGATGGTCCGATAAAAAGAAGTTCTGTAAGGGAAATGCATCATCCATGGAGATGGAATGGATTTAATCCAAACTATAAATATCCAAGCGGAAGAACCTGTGCCGTTACTTCGGCTTACTGTTATGGCTTAGGTTGGCTGAAAGACTGTGAAGGCAGAACTTATATTGCTCATAGTGGCGGCTTACCCGGTTTCGGTAGTCAATGGCGCATCATGCCGGATTATGGTATCGGTATTGTCTCATTTGCCAATAGAACTTATTCTCCAATGGGTTTTGTAAACCTGCAAATACTTGATACGCTGATAAAAATTGCAGGGCTGCAGCCGATGCAATTGCCTGCATCAAAAATTTTGGAACAACGGAAAAATGATCTGATGAAAGTATTACCAGAATGGAACAATGCAGAGCAGAGCGGAATCTTTGCTGAAAACTTTTTCCCTGATTACCCGATTGACACATTGAAAAAATATGCAAGAGATCTTTATGCTAAAGCGGGGAAAATAATCTCAGTAAAAGAGGTAAAACCGGAAAATCAATTGCGTGGTTCATTTATCATTGAAGGAGAGAAGACGAATATTGAAATTTATTTTACCCTTTCACCGGAAAATCCGCCACTGATACAGGAATATCATATAAAAGAGATTCCGAAGCAATAAAACCTTTTTTAGTTTTTATATAAAACTAATCTGTATCTTTTACCGATAGACCACCACCTTAGTTGAAACTGCTACCGGGAATAATATTTATCCTGCTTGCTGTATTTGTCTTATTAAGTTTTGGCAAAACAAGCAATGAACTATCTTACTATACCTATGCTTCGGCAGATTTTGAGAATGTAACATCCACTCCTTCTTCCAAAAAAATAATCAGTTGTGCCCCCGGAAAAACTAAAATGAATGATGCAGAAAAGATGCTGCATAAAAAGAAACAATTCTTCCCTACGCCACCGGGTACAGAAGAAATTCTTACAAATGATAACCGGCAATCAGCAGGTGTTTTACAAAATGGAATTCTTACTATAAGTCTTGAAGCAAGAGAAGGAATGTGGTTTCCAGAAACACATGAAGGAGAAGGAATAAAAGTTTATGCCTTTGCAGAAAAAGGAAAGCCTTTACAATTACCGGGGCCACAAATTCGTGTACCTGAAGGAACGATCATTAAAGCAACCATTCACAATAAACTGGATACTGTAATGACGTTACATGGCTTTTGTTCAAGGCCTGCTGTTGCTGGTGATAGTATCCTGATCAAGCCCGGTGAAACATTTGAAACATCATTTAAAGCAGGACAACCTGGAACTTATTTTTACCGTGCATCTGCCAGTAGTGAGATCAATTTTTTCGGACTTCCGCTTCCTCATTTTACCGACAGCCAATTATTCGGTGCTTTTATTATTGACCCTGCCGGTAAAAAATCAGATCCGAAAGAAAGGATCATGATGATCAGCTTATGGAATAACAATATAAAATTCGATACAACCATGCATGAGCAAGCGGCTATTAATGGTCGTACATGGCCATTTACAGAACGGCTTACTTATAAACAAGGAGAAGAAGTAAATTGGAAAGTCATCAATGCAAGTAACCAGCAACACCCGATGCACCTGCATGGTTTTTATTATACAGTAACCAGTCATGGTAATATATATAAAGATTCCGCTTCCGATAAAGAAACCATTCATAAAGCAGTAACCGAATTGTTGAACCCCGGTGAAACCATGTCATTGAGTTGGGTGCCTGAAAAACCAGGCGGCTGGTTGTTTCATTGTCATACCATATTTCATATACTACCCGAATCATTCCTTCGAAAAAAACCTAAGATGGAAGAAATGGATCCAAAAGATCTGCATGCCCATGTAACGGAAGGAATGGGTGGATTGATCATGGGATTGCAAATTTTACCATCAGAAAAAAACTGGAAGCTTATAAAATTTAAAAATGTTAAAGAACGTAATCTCACACTGATAGTAAAAGAAAAACCTAACTGGTATGATTCTGCTACTGGTAATGGGTTCATTTTATTAGAAGGAAATCAAATATCGGATGATAATGTAAATATTCCGGGCCCGAACATCGTATTGAACCGTGACGAACCTGTGTCAATAAAAGTGATCAATAAATTAAAAGAAGCAACTACTGTTCACTGGCATGGATTGGAAATTGATAGTTATTTTGATGGTGTATCCGGTTGGGGTAATTATAAAACAATGCTTGCCCCGATCATTCAACCCGGTGATTCATTTGTTGTGCATATGCGACCGCCACGTTCAGGTACTTTTATTTATCATACCCATATGCACAACCAGCAGTTATTTGCCGGTATGTATGGCGCATTGATCGTAAAAGACCCGGAGATAAGTTATGAAAGTGAAAAAAATAAAGTGATCATATTCGGTGAAAATAATTTTGGTGCCATATTTATTAATGGGAAAAAACAACCGGATACTCTCTATATAAAAAAAAGGATAAACTATCATTTAAGAATGATAAATATTACTGCGGGCTGGGCTGATATCGAAACTTCAATTCTGTATAATGATAAGCCTGTGAAATGGAAACCACTTGCAAAAGATGGAGCTGATCTGCCGATCTATCAGCAAATAATTAAACCGGCAACAAAGCAATCGGTTTCTGTAGGACAGACACTTGATTTTGCGTTTACTCCCGAAGAGCCCGGCGATTATTTGCTGCAGGTAACTTCAATGTATGGATCTCTAACACCAATTAATATGGTGATGCGGGTGAAAGAATAACCAGGATTACTTAATTATTTCTTCCAGTTGTTTTATAATGCCGCTATTCAAATAAACTATCAACCGATTTTGAAATGTTTTGAGAAAGGACAATGATTGGCAGAAAGAATACTATTGAAAAAAATTTCTTCATTTTATTTTTCTTTCACTGCTTCCCATCCTTCTTTTATTTTGCTCCAGGTAAACCCGGTGTAAACAAGTTTTACTGTACCATCTTTTTGTATTGTAAACAGGAATTTTGTTTCCCGGCCATAATGTTCAAAAGTATTGTTACCTGAATATTCAAGCGGGTAGCCACCATTGATACTGCTTTCAGCTTTGATCCAGAGCATGCCGTCTTTTTTATATAGCTCTTCTGATTTACCATCTGCTTTTTTGTAAGTTCCTGCGAGCCTGTCAATCACTGTTGCATCAGCCGGTAGTTTTTCCATCATCGTTACATTGAATAAAACCTGCTTGCCGCCATCATCATCATTTTTAATATCCAGCACTCTTCTTTTAGCTGCAGGTGAAGATGCAGATGGATCTTTCCCGATATGTTTATCACCATTGAAATAAAGCTGTGTGATCAGGGTTTGATAACCAGCTGCTGAAATAAGCAAATGAAAATGCGCAGGCCGTATGGAACCATTACCTACATCGTAAGGCACGGGTAATATTGTTTTGAAACTGTAACTTCCTTTTTCATCACAATAAGTTTTTGCCCTGTATTTAAATGCAGGCGAATCGTTATCATATACACCATCGGCACTACAATGCCAGAGTTCAACACAGGCGCCATTCAATGCAGTTTTACAATCCTTATGTTTTACCTGGCCCATTAATATTACCAGTTGTCCTTTATCCTTTTTTATACGCATATCACTGCGAACAGGTGCATCGGGGCGGTAGTAGGGCCCGAGTATATCAGTTGTGGTTTCGCAATCTCCCTCATAGTTTGTTCCGTTGAAGCGGATAAACCCTGCTGCGCTTACGGCCATTGCGGTGAGTGCGGTGTCTTTAATAAATGTTCGACGTTGCATAAAAATCTTTTAGCTGGTAAAGAAATGTTTCAGAATGATCCTGAGTAATAAGGTGTCAAAGGGTTATTGAATGTACAAATAATTTATTCGAGGTGATATTCTTTTTTCAAAACCTGCAGGAGGTTAACAGCCTGTTTAAATATTTTTTTAGCTTCTCTTCTATATCCTTTATTTATATTAATTACTGAAACGATCCTGTAATTAAACTCATTTAAAGAGTTTTTATAACCTGGTTCTAATGGCGGGCTAAGATTGGTGCGGAGAGCAATGTTTTCGGCATCAGAAAATTTTAATAACTCTATGCCAGTTAAAATTTTGGGAGCCATTTCTCTTTCAATATTAACTATACTTTGCTCCTGTTCATCTAACCGCACCAATGAACGCACAGCAGCATCATATTTAAGCAAACTGTCGATGCTGGGACGGCTTCTTATCAGGCGAAGGCCTCCTGAATTTTTTAATTGCTGCAATGTTCCATCACTGGGTGTAAGTTGAAAAAGGTTGATCCTGGGAATAGTAACAGCCAAATAATAAATCTCTTTTGTAAAGTGTGAAGCCGAATCGCTGTTTAATAAAAATAGTAAGGAATCAAGTCTTTCTTGCCGGATAATTCTACCTCCAATAAGTTCATTGATCCGTGTGGTGTCCGTTTCAATGTCCCGTATCAATGATTTAATAAATTGTTTTTCCCGTTGGTGTTCGATCATGTGCTCTCTTTGATTTTCGGCAAGAAATCCGCAGAACACAGCAAGGAACAACATAAGAAACTCCCAGAAATAATGGGTCCATTTTTTTCTTTCGGTGTGAGTGTGGGCATGTACTTCCATAAAAAATTATTTTACTCCATGTGATATTCCTTTTTCAAAATTGTAAGCAATTCGATTGCTAACTTTTTTAATTGTCCCAAATGACGATCAGCCTGATATTTATATATACCAGATTCAAACTTCAACCAGCCGGTATACTGATTCATTAATCCCGGTTCATTATTGATAGGGATATTAGTGAGGCGTAAAACAGAGTCTCTTGGTTTTACAATTGGTCCACCAAGCATCTTTTCGGATATATACATGTCAAAAACTTTAAAATGCAGGTCTTCCATTTTTGAAAATTCAACTTTCGATAAACTGTACTCCTTTTCCAGTTGACGGTTTTGTCTATCATATTCACTTATTTTGTAAGCCAGCTTATTTCCCATTATCCGCAAATTCCCTGAACTCCTGAGTTGTTCGATCGTTGTATTGTTGGAAGAAAAATATTCAACATTGGTAACAAATGAACTATAATAATATAGCATCCCATTGGTTAGACCTGGCTTATACTCTCCTTTAACCAGCAGGCAAAAAGTATCTAGTTTATGGGATACGTACTTAAGATTGCGTGACAAATCATTTAACTGGATGGTGTCCTTTTTTAATTCATCATAAAGATTGGCTGCATATATTTTTGCCCGCTGATGTTCTACCAAATGCTCCCGCTGATTTTCCACAAGAAAACCAGCACTGACGGCAAGAAACAACATAAAGAATTCCCAGAAATAATGTGTCCATTTTTTTCTTTCGGTATGTGCATGGTGGTGTACTTCCATAAATTTTTTATTCCAGATGATATTCTTTTTTTAATGCGATTATCAATAGGCTGGCGATTTTATTTAAAGGCATTAGATGTTCGTTGATACTGTTTCGCCACCACTGACCTTCCATTCTTACCCAACCCATGAGTTCTTTCATAAGCCGCGGATCATCGTTAAGCAGTGGTGGATCTAACTGGAATACTGAATCCCTGAATTTTTCGTCTCTGTGACGTGAAAAAAGATCGGCAGCAATATTTCCATCAAAGATCTTAAGACTTAAACCAATAATTGTTTCAAACTCAGTTCTAAAAAAAGTGTAATCAGATTCCAGCATCCTCAATTTCTTGTCATAATAACTTATTTTTAATGCAATGTCTGTCGGCAATATCCTTATATTACCCGAGCTTTTCAATTGCTCCAGTGTGGAGCTGCTTGATGAAAAGTAACCAGTTATACCAAGAACACTGGAGAAATAATAAAGTTTACCATTAGTTGTTCCTCCCTCGTTTTCAGTATACAACTTGCGGAGTGTGTCATACCTTTTTGAAAGAGTCAATGTCCAACTCATCAGGTGGCTTAACTCAGCCGTGTCTTCTTTAAGTTCTTTATATAAATTAGCGGCATATACTTTTGCCCGTTTATGTTCTACATAATGCTCCCGCTGATTTTCTACCAGGAACCCGGCACTAACAGCAAGAAACAACATAAAGAACTCCCAAAAATAATGTGTCCATTTTTTTCTTTCGGTGTGTGAGTGGTGGTGTACTTCCATAAAAGTATTTTATTCAAGATGATATTCCTCCTTTAGTATTTCCAATAAATTATTTGCTTGTCTCAAAAATACACGGGCATCTCTTCTTATTGCTTTATTGAGTGCTTTCATTGAATACATTCTGTAATTCCAATGTTGCAATTCCTTTTGTGTAAAGGCCAATAATTTAGGGTCTCCGTTAAGGAGTCTTGATACATTATTATTTGAATCAAGCATTTGATCAAAGATGCGTGCATCAAAAATATTTGGAGCAGTTTCACGGTAATCATTGATCAGCGTTTCTTCTAATTCGCCTTGCCTGGACAAAAATCGTATCGTTACATCATACTTTGCAATGCTGTCCGCTACATGATGTTTGCGTATCAGTCGCAAACCGCCGGATTTTAATTGTTGTATAGTTCCATCGTTTGGTATAAAACGAATGATATTAGTTCGGGCCGCAGTTACCGCAAAAAGATAAATATCCTTTGCGTAATTACCCGGTGAAGGGCTGTTTAATAAAAGTTCGAGGGAATCTAACCGGCTTTCTCTTACTGTACGATTGAATATAATAGTATTCAATCTTGCAGTGTCTGACTTTATATCATTCACCAGTGAATTGATAAACTGCCTCTCTCTGTTTTTTTCAATTTTATGCTCCAATTGGTATTCTGCCAAAAAACCGCAGAACACAGCAAGAAATAACATGATGAATTCCCAGAAGTAATGTGTCCATTTTTTTCTTGCAGTATGTGCATGGTGATGTACTTCCATTGCTAATCTTTTTTAAAATAGCTGTACAGGAATGCGGCGGCAAATCCTACAATGATATAAATGATCATCCGGATGATCCTTCCTTTGGTTTGGGGATTCATAAAAAATATTTTATAATGAAAGATAATAAATCAAAAGCTTTTTAGCTCTGCTGTTCCGGGACCTTTTAATGATTGGCCGCTGCGTGTACCTGTTTGTACCCCGTTTTCTAAAACCAGTTTTCCATTTACCAACACATATTTAAATCCGGCAGAGTATTGATGCGGGTTTTCAAATGTTGCTTTATCACTTACCTCTGCTTCACTAAAAATAACAATATCAGCCGCGTAGCCTTCTTTCAGTAATCCACGATCTTTCAGTTGAAACTTTTGTGCAGCCAATGATGTCATTCTTCGTATTGCTTCCTCCAGTGTTATAATTTTTTCTTCTCTTACATATTTACCCAGCACCCTTGCATTTGTTCCATATGCTCTTGGATGCGGCATACTCTTTCCCGGCGTTGGTACACCAGCATCAGCGCCTACCATATTAAAAGGATATTTCATAATGAAGCGAACATCATCTTCATTCATGCCATGATAAACCATTTGTGCGCCACCGGCTTTCATCATATCCAGTATCGTTTCTGCTTCTTCTCTGGCTTTTGACTTTCTTCCTTTTAGTTTATTTATTTCTGAAATATTTTTCCCGTTCAGGGTTGTATCAGCAGCATGATTGGCTACAACAGCATAACTGTAATTCTTGTATTTATATTCTTTTAGCTGCGCCAGCATATCATCAATAATTTTTTTATGCATAACAGGATCTGCAATTCTTGTTTTCAGCGAATCTTGTCCTCCCGCCATTGCCCAATCGGGTAATCGAACGCCGAGATTTGTACTGCTTGCTGTATAAGGATATTGATCGATGGTAACATCGTATCCTTCTTTTCTTGCTGCTTCTATCAATGGCAATGTTTCTTTACTCCTTCCCCAGTTGGCACGATGACTTACTTTAAAATGCGATATCTGTACAGGAATATTTGCCTGCTTGCCAATATTGATCGCCTCGTTAATGGCATCCACCACTTTTGTTTCTTCATTGCGAATATGCGATGCATAAACGCCATTATATAAAGCTGCTGCTTTTGCAAGACCAATCACTTCTTCAGTATTACTATACATGCCGGGTAAATAAATAAGGCCTGTCGATAAACCAACTGCTCCATCTTTCATAGCCTGCTGTACCAACTCTTCCATTTTCTTTTGTTCCCCAGGTGTGGCAAGCCGGTTATCAAGTCCCATTGCCTGCCTTCTTACCGTATTATGTCCTATAAGAGATGCTACATTTATAGAAGGTTTGAGGCTATCAATCCGCATAAAGAATTTTTTCAGATCATCTGCTGAACCTCCACAATTGCCGGTAATAACTGTAGTAACTCCATCGTATATATAATTACCTGCTGCGGGATTTTCGAATATGCCACCTTCAATATGTCCATGTACATCAATAAAACCTGGTGCTACTATCAATCCTTTTGCATCGATAGTTTTTGTGGCTGTTGCAGTTTGTAATTTTCCAATAGCAGCGATCTTTCCATCTTTTACAGCTATATCAGCATAATACCAGCTATTACCGGCGCCATCAATTATTTTTCCATTGCGGATAAGAAGATCATAGTTCGTTTGTGAATAGCTTTTAAAAAAAGCGAAAAGCAGCAGTAATGTAAAAATTGATTTCATGTTATTAATCTTTAGCTCCTTTATCACCTATAAACCATTGCTCCTTGTTTTTAAATAAAACATTGAACGTAGTAAGTGAACCATAACAGCGGGTAATGTATTGCTGAATATTTACTTTCTCTTCATCATTGAGGGTTTTGCTGCTGTTGATATTTTGTTCCAACACACGAAGTCTGTCTCGCAGCATTACGATCTTGTGAAAAAAATCTTCCATGGGAATTTCTTTTGGCTTCAGCGATTTATCCAATGGCTGCAACAGCATCGTTCCTCTTATCCATTTTTCTCCCAACGGAACTACTTCGCTTAGTCCTCCCCAAAGGCGCAAAATTTTCAGCAACGATTTTTCAACTTCGCTATGCGTTTCTATCTCTTCTGTTACATTTTCAGGAATGATCTCTTCCAGCTTATTATCTGTTTTATCTACTTCCTTAATACCATGATTGATAAATGATATCAAATAACTGGCATACCGGATACCCACAATAACACCGGGTCCGAAATGAGTATGTTGCAGTCTTGTGCCTATACCAAGTGTAGTTTGCTCCATGGTTAAAATTTTTCTTACCAAATATAGCAGCAGTTTTTCTTGTTTATTCCGCTTTTACATTGAAAAAAATAATATTTTCAGGAAATAGAAGTCTATCATCATGTACACACAGAAAGAAGTAAATGGAAACATTATTTCTGGGCGTTAATAGTTAATCAGTTTCTGAACAGATTCGCCCAGTCTTGACTTCGCCATAAAATTCTTCTCCAGTTCAATATTAAATGGAATAGGGGTATCAAGTGATGCGCAACGTAGCACAGGTGCATCCAGCATAGCAAAACAATTTTCTGCTATCCATGCTGCAATTTCGCCGCCGATTCCACTAATTAACGTGTCTTCATGCAAGATCAAAACCCTTCCGGTTCTTTGAACTGCTTCACGAATAGCAAAATAATCCAATGGAGCTAATGTTCTTAAATCTAAAATATCTATGGAAATTTCAGGATGCTCGGCTGCATAATCTTCAGCCCAGTGTACGCCGGCACCATAAGTAATAATTGAAACCTCCTCTCCTTCTCTTACATGCCTTGCTTTACCGATCTCAATTTCATAATAATCCTCGGGTACTGGTCCACTTACTGAACGATACAATGCTTTATGTTCAAAATACATTACAGGGTTTGGATCGTTGATGGCAGCGATCAATAATCCTTTTGCATCTATTGGTGTGGAAGGATAAACAACTTTCAATCCAGGTACTTTTGTAAACCAGGCCTCATTGCTTTGTGAATGGAAGGGACCAGCGCCGACACCTCCGCCTGTTGGCATGCGAATAACAACATCTGCATTTTGCCCCCATCGATAATGGATCTTTGCGAGATTATTTACGATCTGGTTAAAACCAACTGTAACAAAATCTGCAAACTGCATTTCCATCATGCTCTTATATCCTTCCAATGATAAACCCAATGCGGCGCCAACAATTGCACTTTCACAAAGCGGGGTATTTCTCACTCTTTCTTTTCCAAATTCCTGGACAAATCCTTCTGTGATTTTAAATGCGCCACCATATTCTGCAATATCCTGTCCCATGAGTATAAGATTAGGATGCTGTTGCATAGATTGCTTCAATCCTTCATTGATAGCATCAATCATTCTTTTTTCCTGAGATGTGAAAGATGAAACGTGAAAAGGTTCGGAATTATCTATGATCTTCACATTTGATGTTTCTCTTTTCACTGCGTACACATCTTCCATTTCTTCTTCAGTATCCGCAATAACAGATTTTGTATTAAATCCGGTCGCCAACTCAGCTTCGATCTTATCCTTAAACTCATTTCTTATATCTGCCGCTTTCATTTCATTCAACACCCCGGCTTCAATAAGATATCGTTCATAATTTTTTATCGGATCTTTTTGTTCCCACAAACGAAACAGATCCTGCGGAACATATTTGGTACCACTG
This window contains:
- a CDS encoding DUF418 domain-containing protein, coding for MSNEPTTLAAPVSQQERIIILDSLRGIAILGILLMNIPGFALPDPALYDPSVLSESGTNFKTWYFIEWFMEGSQRALFSMLFGAGIILFITRQEKKLDGLWPTDYFIRRQLWLLVFGLFNAFVLLWFWDILFHYAIVGIIMFAFRRLSPKTLIIGAVISLVLMTTRENVDATRRRDMIVQGEAIAKIDTTTTKLTDEQKEKLGAMTGMKEKSSSEAKKKLMEKNLAIVRGDYAGFYKYQSERSFNGEVHTYYILWDIMVFMFLGMAFFKNGVITGLAPVKTYWFLFIGGLGIGLVLSYFRLQPLIEHKFNGFEYTKNVSFEFYEISRTFRALGIFGLIMLLYKSGWFKWLFALMRPVGQMAFTNYLMQSFLVGLYFYGVGFGMYGKLERHQIYYVVAATWALEIVWSHIWLHYFRFGPLEWAWRSLTYWKKQPFRKNNSSTETTGVV
- a CDS encoding DUF418 domain-containing protein; this encodes MANGSTTTLTGPVSQQERIVILDSLRGFAILGILLMNIPGFSLPGDPYILNEWDTIDFKTWHFVEWFPEGTQRAIFSMLFGAGILLFIGGKEKRLDGMMPADYFFRRQLWLIVFSLIDVFILLWSGDILLDYACLGMLMFAFRNLPSKKLLIGAGFCLIFILARENRDLYHDKEIIHRGEMIAAIDTTKTKLTLVQKEQLGAMEDMKKNSSPESRLKRREKAIEKVTGNYEVLYEYRTGRYLDQLVQYLFLEPWDVLLFMFLGMAFFKMGILTGQATVKTYLWMCIIGLGAGLIISYFRLQPIINAQFNWFEQTKKIPFSYYNVSRTFRAIGILGLIMLLYKSGWFKWLFALLRPVGQMAFTNYLMQSLMCGLFFYGIGFGMFGKLQRHEIYYVVAAVWIIQIIYSNIWLHYFRFGPMEWAWRSLTYWKKQPFRKNNSATVVTETP
- a CDS encoding beta-lactamase family protein; this encodes MKITLSSIVFAVILISCNENKQGVKQSATLYDSSYKSASFPEQGRMEKIMQTFPIIDKIFKDYADSNHLPGVAYGLVVDGKLVYKGNIGYTDIDKKIPVTSSSLFRIASMSKSFATMAILKLRDEGKLNLDDPAYLYIPELKNLKYPTADAPHITIRHLMTHGAGFPEDNPWGDRQLADTDKDLIELIGKQLSFSNPPGIAYEYSNLGFALLGKIITTVSGMRYQDYIKKNILEPLGMKTTTYEYGDVAPDKLAHGYRWLNEKWNEETLLHDTKDGSWGAMGAMISSIDEFGNYMAFHLSAWPPNNAKDDGPIKRSSVREMHHPWRWNGFNPNYKYPSGRTCAVTSAYCYGLGWLKDCEGRTYIAHSGGLPGFGSQWRIMPDYGIGIVSFANRTYSPMGFVNLQILDTLIKIAGLQPMQLPASKILEQRKNDLMKVLPEWNNAEQSGIFAENFFPDYPIDTLKKYARDLYAKAGKIISVKEVKPENQLRGSFIIEGEKTNIEIYFTLSPENPPLIQEYHIKEIPKQ
- a CDS encoding catechol 1,2-dioxygenase, whose product is MQRRTFIKDTALTAMAVSAAGFIRFNGTNYEGDCETTTDILGPYYRPDAPVRSDMRIKKDKGQLVILMGQVKHKDCKTALNGACVELWHCSADGVYDNDSPAFKYRAKTYCDEKGSYSFKTILPVPYDVGNGSIRPAHFHLLISAAGYQTLITQLYFNGDKHIGKDPSASSPAAKRRVLDIKNDDDGGKQVLFNVTMMEKLPADATVIDRLAGTYKKADGKSEELYKKDGMLWIKAESSINGGYPLEYSGNNTFEHYGRETKFLFTIQKDGTVKLVYTGFTWSKIKEGWEAVKEK